In Myxococcus guangdongensis, the following proteins share a genomic window:
- a CDS encoding LolA family protein, which produces MKRVLLLVALLWGAAASARDVVSQVRERLADVPLLRGDFEQKKTVSGFKKPLVSRGAFLLSREQGVLWDTKQPFASTLTLTRKSLSAEQGTGAAAYHLDASKEPGLAAVNEVMFALLSGDVKALAKRFKVDGELVGAEGWKLTLTPTDTGLQRVFRSIHLEGDKYVRRVQLEEARGDSSVILFDKLSQTPPPSDAEAGRLAK; this is translated from the coding sequence ATGAAGCGCGTGCTCCTGCTCGTGGCGCTGCTCTGGGGAGCGGCGGCGAGCGCCCGTGACGTGGTGTCCCAGGTCCGCGAGCGGCTCGCGGACGTGCCGCTCCTGCGCGGCGACTTCGAGCAGAAGAAGACGGTCTCCGGCTTCAAGAAGCCGCTGGTGTCGCGCGGGGCCTTCCTCCTGTCGCGCGAGCAGGGCGTGCTGTGGGACACGAAGCAGCCCTTCGCCTCCACCCTCACGCTGACGCGCAAGTCGCTGAGCGCCGAGCAGGGCACGGGCGCGGCGGCGTACCACCTGGACGCGAGCAAGGAGCCGGGGCTCGCCGCGGTGAACGAGGTGATGTTCGCGCTCCTGTCCGGCGACGTGAAGGCGCTCGCCAAGCGCTTCAAGGTCGACGGTGAGCTGGTGGGCGCGGAGGGCTGGAAGCTGACGCTCACGCCCACGGACACCGGCCTGCAGCGCGTGTTCCGGAGCATCCACCTGGAGGGCGACAAGTACGTGCGGCGCGTGCAGTTGGAGGAGGCTCGCGGAGACTCGAGCGTCATCCTGTTCGACAAGCTGAGCCAGACGCCTCCTCCCAGCGACGCGGAAGCCGGACGCCTTGCGAAATAA